From the Streptomyces sp. Tu 2975 genome, one window contains:
- a CDS encoding leucyl aminopeptidase, with translation MTALTLSTAGAATLRADALVVGVAKGAKGPVVAPGAEAVDKAFDGKLASVLETLGAGGGEGEITKLPAPSGLKTPVVVAVGLGAAPEDGEAYGAEALRRAAGVAARALSGTKKAAFALPIESVEDAEAIAEGALLGAYAFTAYQGTADANGAKKPLAEVALLGAKPRDKAFKAAAERAVALTEEINRARDLVNTPPNDLTPEAFAAVATAAGKEHGIKVQVLDEKALAKGGYGGILGVGQGSQNPPRLVKLSYTHSKGAKTLALVGKGITYDSGGISLKPAGHNETMKCDMSGAAAVFAAVVAAARLGLAVNVTGWLALAENMPSGSATRPGDVLRMYSGKTVEVLNTDAEGRLVLADALTRASEENPDAIVDVATLTGAMVLALGNRTFGIMANDDAFRTSIHEIAEEVGEASWPMPLPSELRKGMDSPTADIANMGERMGGGLVAGLFLKEFVGEGITWAHLDIAGPAFHEGAPFGYTPKGGTGSSIRTLVKLAERTAAGDLG, from the coding sequence GTGACTGCTCTCACTCTCAGCACTGCAGGCGCTGCGACGCTGCGCGCCGACGCCCTTGTCGTCGGCGTGGCGAAGGGCGCCAAGGGCCCGGTGGTCGCGCCGGGCGCCGAGGCCGTGGACAAGGCGTTCGACGGCAAGCTCGCCTCCGTCCTGGAGACCCTCGGCGCCGGCGGTGGCGAGGGCGAGATCACCAAGCTCCCCGCGCCGTCCGGCCTGAAGACCCCGGTCGTGGTGGCCGTCGGTCTGGGCGCGGCCCCTGAGGACGGCGAGGCGTACGGCGCCGAGGCGCTGCGCCGCGCGGCCGGTGTCGCGGCGCGTGCGCTGTCCGGCACCAAGAAGGCCGCTTTCGCGCTGCCCATAGAGTCCGTGGAGGACGCGGAGGCCATCGCCGAGGGTGCGCTGCTCGGCGCGTACGCCTTCACCGCGTACCAGGGCACGGCCGACGCGAACGGCGCGAAGAAGCCGCTGGCCGAGGTCGCCCTGCTGGGTGCCAAGCCGCGTGACAAGGCGTTCAAGGCCGCCGCCGAGCGCGCGGTCGCGCTCACCGAGGAGATCAACCGCGCCCGCGATCTGGTCAACACCCCGCCGAACGACCTCACCCCCGAGGCCTTCGCCGCCGTGGCCACGGCCGCCGGCAAGGAGCACGGCATCAAGGTGCAGGTGCTCGACGAGAAGGCGCTCGCCAAGGGCGGCTACGGCGGCATCCTCGGCGTCGGCCAGGGCTCCCAGAACCCGCCGCGCCTGGTCAAGCTCTCCTACACGCACTCCAAGGGCGCCAAGACGCTCGCGCTCGTCGGCAAGGGCATCACCTACGACTCGGGCGGCATCTCCCTGAAGCCGGCCGGCCACAACGAGACGATGAAGTGCGACATGAGCGGCGCGGCCGCCGTGTTCGCCGCTGTCGTCGCGGCGGCCCGCCTGGGCCTCGCCGTCAACGTCACCGGCTGGCTGGCCCTCGCCGAGAACATGCCGTCCGGCTCGGCAACCCGCCCCGGCGACGTGCTGCGCATGTACAGCGGCAAGACGGTCGAGGTGCTCAACACCGACGCCGAGGGCCGGCTGGTGCTCGCGGACGCGCTGACGAGGGCGTCCGAGGAGAACCCGGACGCGATCGTCGACGTGGCGACGCTGACCGGTGCGATGGTGCTGGCGCTCGGCAACCGCACGTTCGGGATCATGGCGAACGACGACGCGTTCCGTACCTCGATCCACGAGATCGCCGAGGAGGTCGGCGAGGCGTCCTGGCCGATGCCGCTCCCCTCGGAGCTGCGCAAGGGCATGGACTCGCCGACCGCCGACATCGCGAACATGGGTGAGCGCATGGGCGGCGGCCTGGTGGCCGGCCTGTTCCTGAAGGAGTTCGTGGGCGAGGGCATCACCTGGGCGCACCTGGACATCGCGGGCCCCGCGTTCCACGAGGGCGCGCCGTTCGGCTACACGCCGAAGGGCGGCACCGGGTCGTCGATCCGCACGCTGGTGAAGCTGGCGGAGCGGACCGCCGCGGGCGACCTGGGCTAG
- the pelF gene encoding GT4 family glycosyltransferase PelF, which translates to MPSCGRHVTMLTEGTYPHAHGGVSTWCDQLVRGMPEVDFQVVSLTGGGREPVTWEMPRNVYRHTVFPLWGPEPARRRLPRRDRERFLGVHEHLLLSILDPSAGCDFGEALDGLAGYARAGQLTAALRSESALRSLMWAWTMPHLELSAARPTVHDALTALDLLEHTLRPLAARIPDDSIAHAVSGGLATLPALAAQRLDGVPFLLTEHGIYLRERYLWYRGEAQRAPVKALMLGFYRELSSLGYRRADLITPCNRYNRRWEKRGGAPDDRVRTVYNGVDPHAFPDAGPEPEVPTIAWAGRIDPIKDLRTLIRAYAMVRAELPDVRLRLFGGVPAGGEAYRIRMEKLAAELGVVDGISWEGRISDVARAYASGSVVLLSSISEGFPFSLIEAMSCGRATVSTDVGGVREAVGDTGLVVPPREPALMAEATLGLLRDAGRRAEFGRLARQRVVDRFTLRRSVDAFRRIYLELAGFPEPVTRPVAEATDAAGAACAETAEAALR; encoded by the coding sequence ATGCCGAGCTGCGGCCGTCATGTCACCATGCTCACCGAAGGCACCTATCCGCACGCCCACGGCGGCGTCTCCACCTGGTGCGACCAACTGGTGCGCGGAATGCCGGAGGTCGACTTCCAGGTGGTCTCCCTCACCGGCGGCGGACGCGAGCCGGTCACCTGGGAGATGCCGCGGAACGTCTACCGGCACACGGTGTTCCCGCTGTGGGGGCCGGAGCCGGCCCGCCGCCGGCTGCCGCGGCGGGACCGTGAACGCTTCCTCGGCGTCCACGAACACCTCCTGCTGTCGATCCTCGACCCGTCGGCCGGCTGCGACTTCGGCGAGGCGCTGGACGGCCTCGCCGGCTACGCACGCGCCGGGCAGCTGACGGCGGCGCTCCGCTCCGAGTCCGCGCTGCGGTCGCTGATGTGGGCCTGGACCATGCCGCACCTGGAGCTGTCCGCGGCCCGGCCCACCGTGCACGACGCGCTCACGGCCCTCGATCTGCTGGAGCACACCCTCCGGCCGCTCGCCGCACGGATACCCGACGACTCGATCGCCCACGCCGTCAGCGGCGGCCTCGCCACCCTGCCGGCGCTGGCCGCCCAGCGCCTCGACGGCGTGCCGTTCCTGCTCACCGAGCACGGCATCTATCTCCGCGAGCGCTACCTCTGGTACCGCGGCGAGGCCCAGCGGGCGCCGGTGAAGGCGCTGATGCTGGGCTTCTACCGAGAACTCAGCTCGCTCGGCTACCGGCGCGCCGACCTCATCACCCCGTGCAACCGGTACAACCGGCGGTGGGAGAAACGGGGCGGCGCGCCCGACGACCGCGTTCGCACCGTCTACAACGGGGTCGACCCGCACGCCTTCCCCGACGCCGGCCCGGAACCCGAGGTGCCGACGATCGCCTGGGCCGGCCGCATCGACCCCATCAAGGACCTCCGGACACTGATCCGGGCCTACGCGATGGTGCGCGCCGAACTCCCCGACGTACGGCTCCGCCTGTTCGGCGGCGTCCCCGCCGGCGGTGAGGCCTACCGCATCCGGATGGAGAAACTCGCCGCCGAGCTGGGGGTCGTGGACGGGATCAGCTGGGAGGGACGGATCAGCGACGTGGCGCGCGCCTACGCGTCGGGGAGCGTGGTGCTGCTCTCGTCGATCAGCGAAGGGTTCCCCTTCTCGCTCATCGAGGCGATGTCCTGCGGCCGTGCCACCGTGTCCACCGACGTCGGCGGGGTCCGGGAGGCGGTCGGCGACACGGGCCTCGTCGTGCCGCCGCGTGAGCCCGCGCTGATGGCGGAGGCGACGCTCGGCCTGCTGCGGGACGCCGGACGGCGGGCAGAGTTCGGCCGGCTCGCCCGGCAGCGGGTCGTCGACCGGTTCACGCTCCGGCGCTCGGTGGACGCGTTCCGCCGGATCTACCTCGAACTGGCCGGGTTCCCCGAGCCGGTGACACGTCCCGTCGCGGAGGCCACAGACGCCGCAGGGGCGGCGTGCGCGGAGACCGCAGAGGCGGCCCTGCGGTGA
- a CDS encoding spherulation-specific family 4 protein yields the protein MKSLLVPFYEHPADRPDAWDAVVAAASRLYGVVLNPADGPGTAPDPGFAAVAGRLRRAGVRVLGYTDTDYGRRPHADVVRDLLRHRDWYGADGAFLDQVCSGAGTLAHYRRLAAEARSAGAATVALNHGVHPDPGYAGFADLLVTFEGPWDAYRAAGIPSWTAAHPPERFCHLVYAAPPGARAGAAVHCVVPGTGAHPWGTLPHHLEPAR from the coding sequence GTGAAAAGCCTGTTGGTGCCCTTCTACGAGCACCCCGCCGACCGGCCGGACGCCTGGGACGCCGTCGTCGCGGCTGCGTCCCGCCTCTACGGCGTCGTCCTCAATCCGGCCGACGGGCCCGGCACCGCACCCGACCCCGGGTTCGCCGCGGTCGCCGGTCGGCTACGGCGTGCGGGGGTGCGCGTACTCGGCTACACCGACACGGACTACGGCCGCCGCCCGCACGCCGACGTCGTGCGGGACCTGCTGCGCCACCGGGACTGGTACGGCGCCGACGGCGCATTCCTCGACCAGGTCTGCTCCGGGGCCGGCACCCTCGCCCACTACCGGCGGCTGGCGGCGGAGGCCCGGTCGGCGGGGGCGGCCACCGTGGCCCTCAACCACGGCGTGCACCCCGACCCGGGCTATGCCGGGTTCGCCGATCTGCTGGTCACCTTCGAGGGCCCGTGGGACGCGTACCGGGCCGCCGGCATCCCGTCCTGGACCGCGGCCCACCCGCCGGAACGGTTCTGTCATCTCGTCTACGCGGCCCCGCCCGGCGCACGCGCGGGTGCCGCGGTCCACTGCGTCGTCCCGGGCACCGGCGCCCACCCCTGGGGCACGCTCCCGCACCATCTGGAGCCCGCCCGGTGA
- a CDS encoding endo alpha-1,4 polygalactosaminidase, with amino-acid sequence MKRSPFLLLVLLLVLLAGCASAPDDDESRPTRPPRPVRPAGERWLPGPGLAWQWQLSGRLDPTVDVPVYDIDGFDHPASAVADLHRRGRKVICYLSTGAWEDFRPDADRFPKSLLGRGNGWEGERWLDIRRTDLLEPLMAERLDMCRDKGFDAVEPDNMDGYANRTGFPLTAGDQLRYNRLIARLAQERGLSVGLKNDLDQIPELVGDFDFAVNEQCAEHDECAALSPFVRAGKAVFHVEYELPTREFCPTTRSLGLSSMLKRYELGVWREPCP; translated from the coding sequence GTGAAACGTTCGCCCTTCCTCCTCCTGGTCCTCCTGCTGGTCCTGCTCGCGGGATGCGCGAGTGCGCCCGACGACGACGAAAGCAGGCCGACGCGCCCTCCCCGGCCGGTGCGGCCCGCCGGCGAGCGGTGGCTGCCCGGCCCCGGCCTGGCGTGGCAGTGGCAGCTCAGCGGCCGCCTCGATCCGACCGTCGACGTGCCGGTCTACGACATCGACGGCTTCGACCACCCCGCCTCCGCCGTCGCCGACCTGCACCGCCGCGGCCGCAAGGTCATCTGCTACCTCTCCACGGGCGCCTGGGAGGACTTCCGCCCCGACGCCGACCGGTTCCCGAAGTCGCTCCTCGGCCGCGGCAACGGCTGGGAGGGCGAGCGCTGGCTCGACATCCGCCGCACCGACCTCCTCGAACCGCTGATGGCCGAACGGCTCGACATGTGCAGGGACAAGGGCTTCGACGCGGTGGAGCCGGACAACATGGACGGCTACGCCAACCGCACCGGCTTCCCCCTCACGGCCGGCGACCAGCTCCGCTACAACCGCCTGATCGCCCGCCTCGCCCAGGAACGGGGTCTGTCCGTCGGCCTCAAGAACGATCTCGACCAGATCCCCGAACTGGTCGGCGACTTCGACTTCGCGGTCAACGAACAGTGCGCGGAGCACGACGAGTGCGCCGCGCTCAGCCCGTTCGTCCGCGCGGGCAAGGCGGTCTTCCACGTCGAGTACGAGCTGCCGACGCGGGAGTTCTGCCCCACGACGCGGTCGCTCGGACTCAGCTCGATGCTCAAGAGGTACGAACTGGGAGTGTGGCGCGAGCCCTGCCCGTGA
- the cobS gene encoding adenosylcobinamide-GDP ribazoletransferase, with amino-acid sequence MTPRTAAAASAHGIRFAFGTLTVLPVRVTRWDREAARAGMLCAPLAGLVVGLSAAAAGGLLALLGSGPLLAAVATAAVPAALTRGLHLDGLADTADGLGSGRPAEDALRIMKQSDVGPFGVITLLFVLLGQVAALAELYARSWALGATAAALTAVTARLALTLACRPGVPPARPEGLGAAVAGAVPLRAALAVGAVVGICAAGAGALFGPYEALHHVLAVAAGLLAAQLLLRHCVRRFGGVTGDVFGALAETAGAVALVALALG; translated from the coding sequence ATGACTCCTCGGACCGCCGCCGCGGCCTCTGCGCACGGCATACGTTTCGCTTTCGGCACCCTCACCGTGCTCCCCGTCCGTGTCACCCGCTGGGACCGCGAAGCCGCGCGTGCCGGGATGCTGTGCGCGCCGCTCGCGGGGCTCGTGGTCGGGCTGTCCGCCGCGGCGGCCGGCGGACTCCTGGCGCTGCTGGGTTCGGGGCCGCTCCTGGCCGCGGTGGCCACGGCGGCGGTGCCGGCCGCGCTCACCCGGGGCCTGCATCTCGACGGGCTCGCGGACACGGCCGACGGGCTCGGCAGCGGCAGGCCCGCGGAGGACGCGCTGCGCATCATGAAGCAGTCCGACGTCGGGCCGTTCGGCGTGATCACGCTGCTGTTCGTGCTGCTCGGACAGGTCGCCGCGCTGGCCGAACTGTACGCGCGGAGCTGGGCGCTGGGCGCGACGGCCGCGGCATTGACGGCCGTCACCGCCCGTCTCGCGCTGACCCTCGCCTGCCGTCCCGGTGTCCCTCCGGCCCGCCCCGAGGGCCTGGGGGCGGCGGTCGCGGGGGCCGTTCCCCTACGGGCGGCACTCGCCGTGGGCGCCGTGGTGGGCATCTGCGCTGCGGGCGCGGGCGCGCTCTTCGGACCGTACGAGGCGCTGCACCACGTCCTCGCGGTGGCGGCCGGTCTGCTGGCCGCCCAGCTCCTGCTGAGGCACTGCGTGCGGCGCTTCGGTGGGGTGACGGGCGATGTGTTCGGGGCGCTGGCGGAGACGGCGGGCGCGGTGGCCCTGGTGGCGCTGGCGCTGGGCTGA
- the cobT gene encoding nicotinate-nucleotide--dimethylbenzimidazole phosphoribosyltransferase, with protein MSRLNLDDFSDLIERPDSGTRRDAEERRERLIVPPGALGRLDELGEWLAAAQASVPVKAIERPRAVLFAGDHGVAELGVSARESGTAHRLVRGVLEGASPVAVLARRAGVPVRIVDAGLDCDPDLLPEQVSRHRVRRGSGRIDIEDALTPEEAEQAVRLGMAIADEEADAGTDLVVLGDLSVGGTTPAATLIAALCGTDASVVTGRGGAGIDDLAWMRKCAAIRDALRRARPVLGDQLELLAAVGGADLAATTGFLLQSAVRRMPVILDGVVSAACALVGQRAAFRAPDWWIAGQVSGEPAQTKALDRMALNPVLDHGVTVGEGAGAMLALPLVQAAAALAAELPERPGTADPEAAAETAEETGAM; from the coding sequence ATGAGCAGGCTGAATCTCGACGACTTCTCCGATCTGATCGAGCGCCCGGACAGCGGTACGCGGCGTGACGCCGAGGAACGCCGGGAGCGGCTGATCGTGCCGCCGGGTGCGCTGGGCCGTCTCGACGAGCTGGGCGAGTGGCTGGCCGCCGCGCAGGCGTCCGTCCCGGTCAAGGCGATCGAGCGGCCGCGTGCGGTGCTGTTCGCCGGCGACCACGGCGTCGCGGAACTCGGCGTGTCGGCACGGGAGTCGGGTACGGCGCACCGGCTGGTGCGAGGCGTGCTGGAGGGCGCGAGCCCGGTGGCCGTACTGGCCCGCCGGGCGGGCGTGCCGGTGCGGATCGTCGACGCGGGTCTGGACTGCGACCCGGATCTGCTGCCGGAGCAGGTGTCGCGTCACCGGGTGCGGCGCGGCAGCGGCCGTATCGACATCGAGGACGCGCTCACTCCCGAGGAGGCGGAGCAGGCGGTGCGCCTCGGCATGGCGATCGCCGACGAGGAGGCCGACGCGGGTACGGACCTCGTGGTCCTCGGCGACCTGAGCGTGGGCGGTACGACACCGGCGGCGACGCTGATCGCGGCGCTGTGCGGCACGGACGCGTCCGTGGTGACGGGGCGCGGCGGGGCCGGCATCGACGACCTGGCCTGGATGCGCAAGTGCGCGGCGATCCGGGACGCCTTGCGGCGGGCCCGGCCCGTGCTGGGTGATCAGCTGGAGCTGCTGGCGGCGGTGGGCGGCGCGGACCTGGCGGCGACGACCGGGTTCCTGTTGCAGAGCGCGGTGCGCCGGATGCCGGTGATCCTGGACGGCGTGGTGTCTGCGGCGTGTGCGCTGGTGGGGCAGCGGGCGGCGTTCCGTGCGCCGGACTGGTGGATCGCGGGGCAGGTGAGCGGCGAGCCGGCGCAGACGAAGGCGTTGGACCGGATGGCGCTCAATCCGGTGCTCGACCACGGCGTGACGGTGGGCGAGGGGGCGGGCGCGATGTTGGCGCTCCCGTTGGTGCAGGCGGCGGCCGCGCTGGCGGCGGAATTGCCGGAGCGTCCCGGAACGGCGGATCCGGAGGCGGCGGCGGAGACGGCGGAGGAGACCGGGGCGATGTGA